The nucleotide sequence CTGGTCGGTGATCGGCACGTCCGACGGCTCCTCGGCCGGTCCCCGGCGCCGGATGCCCGACGTCGCCAGCTGGCGCGCCTTCAGCGCCGCCTCGCGGGTGCGCTGCAGCGAGCGCAGGTAAAGCTCGCTGCCGACCGTCGACACCACGCTCGCCACGCCGGCACCGACCACGGTGCCCGCCACGCCCAGCGTCGAACCGAGCAGCGCCGCGGTCACCGCCGCCAGCGCCGCTGCCAGGACCTGCGCGATCCGCAGGCCCGACTTCTGTTCCTTCGCTTCCGAAGCCGCTACGTTCTCCTTGCTCATGATCCCGATCTAGGTAGTCCGTGTTCTCCCCTGTCCAACGTCTAAGGCGCGTGAGGCACTCCCCTCGTTGCCGCGGCGTGAGGAGGACCACTCCGTCTGTCCACAGTAGACACTCCATATCGAACGTTTTCTTGACATACTCGGCACATGGAACTGGTGACGATCTCTGACATCGAGGCCGCCGCGAAGCGCGTCGCCGATGTCGCCGTGCGCACGCCTCTGCTGCTCCAGACCTGGGATCCCCGCGGAACCCTGTGGCTCAAACCCGAAAACCTGCAACCGGTCGGGGCGTTCAAGGTGCGCGGCGCGTTCAACGCCATCGCCGCCCTCGACGACGCGGCTCGTGCCCGCGGGGTCATCGCGTACTCCAGCGGCAACCACGCGCAGGCAGTCGCGTACGCGGCGCAGCGCTACGGCGTGCCCGCGGTGATCGTCGTGCCGGACGTCGCGCCGCGGATCAAGGTCGAGGCCACCCGCGCGTACGGCGCCGAGGTGATCGAGGTTCCGATCGGCGAGCACGAGGGCAAAGCGCGCGAACTGGCCACCGAACGCGGGCTGACCCTCGTCCCGCCGTTCGACCATGCGGCCATCATCGCCGGGCAGGGCACGGCGGGGCTGGAGATCGCCGAGGACCTGCCGGACGTCGAGGTCGTCCTGGTGCCGATCAGCGGCGGCGGGCTGGCGGCCGGGGTCGGCACCGCGATCAAGGCCCGCTGCCCGGGGGCCCAGGTCATCGGCGTCGAACCCGCACTGGCCGCGGACGTCGCCGACAGCCTGCAGCAGGGCCGGCTGGTCCGCTGGCCGCAGGCCGACCGCGCCAAGACGATCGCCGACGGCCTGCGGTCGCAGCCGTCCGAGCTGACCTTCGCCCATTTGCGGGAGGTCGTCGACCGGATGGTGACGGTGACCGAGGACGAGATCCGCGAGGCCGTCCGCGTCCTCGCCCGCAAGGCCCGGCTGGTGGCCGAGCCCAGCGGCGCGGTGACGACGGCGGCGTACCTCTTCCACGCCGAAGAGCTGCCGGCCGGCAAGACCGTCGCGCTGGTCTCGGGCGGCAACGCGGACCCGGCGCTGTTCGCCGAGATCCTCGCGGGCTGATCCGGAGCGCGGGTCAGGAGCCGGCGACCGGGGTCCCGCCGCGGATGTGCGTCGGCGGGCCCTCGACACCGCAGTGGAAGCATTCGCCCAGGTGGGGGCGCTCGTCGTCGGGCTTGGCCTCCGTCGGCGGCGCGAGGACGCCGTTGTGGATGCCGAGCGCGATCAGGCCGCCGGCGATCGCCAGCGCCGCGCAGATGACCAGCGCCGTCCGCCAGCCCGCCGTCAGCGCGACCGGGTCGGTGTACGCCTCGCCGGTCAGCCCGGCCGCGGCGGGCAGCACCGCCACCGCCAGCAGGCCACCCGAGCGGGCGATGGCGTTGTTGACACCGGAGGCCACGCCGGCGTAGCGGTCCGGGGCCGCGGCGAGCACCGTCGCGGTCACCGGGGCCACCACGGTCGCCAGCCCGAGCCCGAACACCACCACCGCGGGCAGCACCGTGCCGAGGTAGGACGCGCCGGGCGCGATGCGCAGCATCAGCAGCATCCCGATGCCGACGACGATCGGGCCGACGACCAGCTGCGTCCGCGGGCCGATGCGCTGCGCGAGCGCGCCGGAGCGGCCCGAGAGCAGCAGCATGATCACCGTCAGCGGCAGCCCGGCCAGCCCGGACGCGGTCGGCGAGTAGCCGAGCGAGACCTGCAGCTGCATCACCAGCAGCATCATCACGCCGCCGAGCGCGGCGTAGACGACGAAGGTCAGCGCGTTCGAGAGCGTGAAGGTCCGGTCGCGGAACAGCGACGGCGGCACGAGCGGTTCCCTCGAGCGGTGCTGAACGGCGACGAAAGCGGCCAGCCCCGCGATCCCCAGCAGGCCCGCGATCAGCACGATCGGGTCGCCGACGCCGCGGGCGGGCGCCTCCACCAGCGCGCCGGTGATCCCGGCGAGGCCGAGGGCGCCGAGGGCGGCGGCGCCGAAGTCCGGGTGCCCGGTGGCGTCCGGGTCGCGGGATTCGGGGACGAACTTCCGCGCCATGAGCACCACCGCGACCGCGATCGGCACGTTGATGAGGAACGCCAGCCGCCACGACCAGGCCTGCACGAGGAAGCCGCCGAGCAGCGGCCCGGCGGCGGCCGCGATGCCGCCGAGGCCGGACCAGGCACCGATCGCGCGGGCGCGGGCGTCGTGCGCGAAGGACGACTGGAGGATCGCGAGCGACCCCGGCGTCAGGAGCGCGCCGCCGATGCCCTGCAGGATCCGCATCGCGACGAGCATCTCGGTGGACGTCGCCGCGGCGCACAGCCCGGACGCGACGCCGAACCAGACGACGCCCACCAGGTACATGCGGCGGCGGCCGTACCGGTCGCCGAGCGAGCCCGCGACGAGGATCAGCGCGGCGAGCGCCAGCATGTAGCCGTCGAGGATCCATTGGAGCCCGGCGACGGAGGCGTTCAGCTCGGCGCCGATGCGGGGCAGGGCGACGTTGACGATGGTGCCGTCGAGCATGGCCATGCCGGAGCCGAGGATGGTGGTGGCCAGCAGGCCGCGGGCCGCGCCGGTGCCCCACCGGATCCCGGTGTCTTCAGTGGCAGTCACCCGGTCACCTTCACGCGACCGGGGACCCCCGTCAACCGCGCCCCCTTACGGCAGCAGCGTCGTCACGAACTTGTAGCGGTCACCGCGGTAGACCGAGCGGGCGAACTCGACCGGCTTGCCGTCCGTGGCGAACGAGTGGCGGGTCAGCATCAGCACCGGCATGCCGACGTCCGCGCCGAGCATCTCCGCTTCCTGCGGGCCCGCCAGCGACGTCTCGATCGTTTCTTCCGCGCGTTCGAGTTCGACGCCGTAGTGCTCGCGGAGAACGGCGTACAGCGAACCGCCGGCCGAGACGTGCTTGCGCAGCCCGCGGAAGCGGCCGAGGGGAAGGTGGGTCGTCTCCAGCGCCATCGGCTGGGAATCCGCCAGTCGAAGTCGTCGAAGGCGAAGGATTTTCGCGCCCGTGCGGATTCCGAGCAGCTTGGCGAGGTCGCCCTCGACCGGCAGTTCCTCGACTTCCAACAGTTTCGACGACGGCTTCAGGCCTTGCTTGCGCATGTCCTCGGTGTAGGAGGACAGCTGGAGCCGCTGGGCGAGCTTCGGCTCGGCCGCGAAGGTGCCTTTTCCCTGCACACGGTGCAGGCGGCCTTCGGCGGTGAGGTCGGCCAGCGCCTGGCGCACGGTGGTGCGGGAGACCGTGAACTCCCCGGCGAGCGCGCGTTCGGTCGGGATCGGCGACCCCGGCGGCAGCACGTCCAGGAGGTCGAGGAGGTGCTGTTTCAGCGCCCAGTACTTGGGCTCGCGCTGGCCGCGCAGCCCGGCGACGGCGCCCGCCTCGCCCGTGGTGGTGGTCTCCAACATGCCCGGCTCCCTATGTCTTCCCTCATCGCACGCCACGTCCCCGTAAGAAACGTACCCTTTTCCCCAAACGCGCCGCCCCTATAACATTGGTCTAGACCTGACCGACGCCGCCTGAGTCCGGTACATAATGCCGGAGGTGGAGAGGAAAATGATGACCGAACAACGGCCCGGCGCGCACATGGCCGCGGAGATCGCCCAGCAGCCGGACGTCTTGGCGGGACTGGTGCAGCGTCAGGCGGAAATCGCCGAAGTGGCGGAAAAGATCTCACAACGCCCGCCGCGGTTCGCGTTGCTCGCCGCGCGTGGATCGAGCGACCACGCAGCGTTGTACGCGAAGTACCTGATCGAGGTACTGCTCGGCCTTCCGGCCGGTCTGGTTTCCCCGTCCACGGCGACGCTGTACGGCGCGCGGCCCGATCTGCGGGACGTGCTGTTCGTCACGGTCAGCCAGAGCGGCGGCTCGCCCGACCTGATCGAGGTCACCGAAACGGCGCGCCGCCAGGGCGCGCTGACGGTGTCCGTCACCAACACCCCGGACTCGCCGCTGCGGGCGGCCTCCGAGCTCGGCGTCGACATCGGCGCGGGCGTCGAGAAGGCCGTCGCGGCCACCAAGACGTACTCCGCGACGCTGATGGCGCTGTACCTGCTGATCGACGCGGTGCGCGGCGGCAAGGCGGCCGACGCCGAGAAGATCGGGGAGCTGGCGCAGCAGACCCTCGACGGCGCCGAGGAGGGCGTGCAGCGCGCGGTCGACCGGTACCGCTTCGTGGACCGGGTCCTCACCACCGGCCGCGGCTACTCCTACGCCAGCGCGCTCGAGGGTTCGCTCAAGCTCGCCGAGACCAGCTACCTCGCCGCCCGCGCGTACAGCGGCGCGGACCTGCTGCACGGCCCGGTCGCGGCGGTGGACGGCGAGACCGCCGTGCTCGCGGTGACCAGCGCCGGGCACGGCGGCCGGGCGATGCACGAGGTCCTCGAAGCCGTCAGCAAGCGCGGCGCGGACGTCCTCGCGGTCGGTTCGGCCGCCGCCGAGGTGCCCGCGGCGCTGCGCATCGACGTCGCCCCGACGGTCGAGGAGCTGGCGCCGATCCTGGAGATCCTGCCGATCCAGCGGATCGCGCTCGGCCTGTCGCTCGCCCGCGGTGGCGACCCGGACAGCCCGCGCGGCCTGCTGAAGGTGACCAAGACCCGGTGAGCTTCGCGGTGGGCGTCGACGCCGGCGGCACGTCGACCAGGGCCGCCCTGGTCGACGCCACCGGCGCGGTGCTGGGCACCGGGCGCGGCGACGGGGCCAACCCGAACGCGCACGCGCCCGAGGTCGCCGCGGACCGGATCGCCGGCGCGATCACCGCGGCGCTCGGCGCCCACGACCCCGGGGCGGTGCGGGCGTGCGTCGTCGGCATGGCCGGGGTCAGCAAGCTGAGCGACCAGGGCGTGGCGGCCGTCTTCGACAGGACGTGGGCGCGGATCGGCCTCACCTGCCCGGTCCGGACCGTCGCCGACGCCGAAGTGGCGTACGCGTCGGCGACGCCGGCACCGGACGGGACGGTCGTCGTCGCCGGCACCGGTTCGATCGTGGGCCGGATCCGGAAGCGGCGGCTGGCCGGCACGACCGGCGGCTACGGCTGGCTGCTCGGCGACGAAGGATCGGCGTTCTGGCTGGGCCGCGAAGCCGTCCGCTCCACTTTGGAGGCACTCGGGCGCGGGCGGCCGCTCGACGGGCTGCCCTCCGCGGTGCTCACCGCCGCGCTCGGACTGTCCGGTTTGGACGTCCGCGACGACGACGCGCGGCTGGCCGCGTCCCGGGCGTTGATCACGGCGGCCAACGCCGAGGCGCCCGTCCGGCTCGCCCGGTTCGCCCCCCTGGTGAGCGCGGCGCACGACGCGGGTGAGCCCGCGGCCCGGGAGATCGTCGCCCGCGCGGCCGGGTTCCTGGCCGAGAACGCCCTCGCCGCGCGCGAGCCCGGCGAGTCGACCCCGATCGTGCTCGTCGGCTCGGTGCTCGGCGGAGCCAGCCCGGTCGGCGAGCTCGTCCGCCGCCGTCTGGCCGGCCTCGAGGTGCTGACCAGCTCCGATGGGGTGCTCGGGGCGGCGTGGCTGGCCGCCGTGGACGCCTTCGGCGAGGGCGCGCCGCGGCCCCGGCCGGGACGAGATTGAGCAAAACGCGGCGCAAAGACGCGAAACCGTCGACTGAACCCGGGTAGTCCGGGTACCGTAGGCAGTGGCCCCCGGACCCTCCCCCCTCGCCGGGGGCCGCCTTATGCCCCGGGTACGTCGTCCGAGCGGGTTTCCGGCGCCAGGCGCAGGCCGGGATGCTCCGGCGGCAACGCCCGGTAGAGCACCCAGCCACTGACCGCGACGGTCAGCGCGACGAGCGGCCACGACAGCACCGTGCGGGCCACGCCGAGCGCGAGCACCTGGCCGGCCGACCACAGCAGGCCGTAGATGACCACGCGCAGCGTGTACTGGAGCACCCACACCCAGCTGGCCCGCGAGTAGGCCTTGAGCAGCACGGCGTCGCGGCGCCAGCGCGTCTTCTGGCCCAGCAGCAGGCCGACGACCACGCCGAGCAGCGGCCAGCGCACGACGATGCTGGCCGCCCACAGCAGGGCGCTGGCCACATTGGACATCAGCTGCAGCAGGAAGAAGTCCTGGGCGCGGCCGGTGTGCAGGGCGATCAGCGCGGCCGCGACGACGGCGGCCAGGCTGACGACGAGCGCGCGGACCTTGCCACCGCCGGCGATCCGGAAGACCCCGACCGCGATGGCGACCACGACGGCAGCACCGGCACCCCAGGCGACGGACTGACCGGCCGCGAGCCAGCCGGCGACGAAACCGACGGGCGGGATGCTGGCGTCGAGCGCGCCCCGGCGGCCACCGAGGATCTGCGCGAGCGATTCACGGGGTTCTCCGGACACGTGTCCAGCCTGCCGGATCCCGTCCGGAACGCCCCGGGCGGGGAGATTTTCGCCACATCGGGTGCCGGGTTTGCCTTCGAGTGTGCTGTTTCACGGCATGCCGACGGTGAAGACTACGTAATAGAGAGGCGGAGAAGGCCGACAAGATAAGACACTGTTACCGCAGGCTGAACGACCCGGGGCGGAGCGGGTGTGCGGCCGACGCTTAGTTGAGGTGTACAACTACATGTCGGGGTGTGTCGGTCGCAGGGATGGGAAGGGGACCCACGTGTACGGATTCGACAGCTACGTAGCCCTCGGTGACAGCTTCACCGAGGGACTCAACGACGACCTGCCGGACGGCACCTTCCGCGGGTGGGCCGATCGGCTGGCGGAGGTCCTGGCGGCCGGCCGCAGCGACTTCCGCTACGCCAACCTGGCCCTGCGGGGCAAGATGCTCGACGAGATCCTGGACGAGCAGCTCCCGATCGC is from Amycolatopsis mediterranei and encodes:
- a CDS encoding DUF3159 domain-containing protein, which translates into the protein MSGEPRESLAQILGGRRGALDASIPPVGFVAGWLAAGQSVAWGAGAAVVVAIAVGVFRIAGGGKVRALVVSLAAVVAAALIALHTGRAQDFFLLQLMSNVASALLWAASIVVRWPLLGVVVGLLLGQKTRWRRDAVLLKAYSRASWVWVLQYTLRVVIYGLLWSAGQVLALGVARTVLSWPLVALTVAVSGWVLYRALPPEHPGLRLAPETRSDDVPGA
- a CDS encoding SIS domain-containing protein, with protein sequence MMTEQRPGAHMAAEIAQQPDVLAGLVQRQAEIAEVAEKISQRPPRFALLAARGSSDHAALYAKYLIEVLLGLPAGLVSPSTATLYGARPDLRDVLFVTVSQSGGSPDLIEVTETARRQGALTVSVTNTPDSPLRAASELGVDIGAGVEKAVAATKTYSATLMALYLLIDAVRGGKAADAEKIGELAQQTLDGAEEGVQRAVDRYRFVDRVLTTGRGYSYASALEGSLKLAETSYLAARAYSGADLLHGPVAAVDGETAVLAVTSAGHGGRAMHEVLEAVSKRGADVLAVGSAAAEVPAALRIDVAPTVEELAPILEILPIQRIALGLSLARGGDPDSPRGLLKVTKTR
- a CDS encoding threonine/serine dehydratase, with translation MELVTISDIEAAAKRVADVAVRTPLLLQTWDPRGTLWLKPENLQPVGAFKVRGAFNAIAALDDAARARGVIAYSSGNHAQAVAYAAQRYGVPAVIVVPDVAPRIKVEATRAYGAEVIEVPIGEHEGKARELATERGLTLVPPFDHAAIIAGQGTAGLEIAEDLPDVEVVLVPISGGGLAAGVGTAIKARCPGAQVIGVEPALAADVADSLQQGRLVRWPQADRAKTIADGLRSQPSELTFAHLREVVDRMVTVTEDEIREAVRVLARKARLVAEPSGAVTTAAYLFHAEELPAGKTVALVSGGNADPALFAEILAG
- a CDS encoding MFS transporter, whose protein sequence is MTATEDTGIRWGTGAARGLLATTILGSGMAMLDGTIVNVALPRIGAELNASVAGLQWILDGYMLALAALILVAGSLGDRYGRRRMYLVGVVWFGVASGLCAAATSTEMLVAMRILQGIGGALLTPGSLAILQSSFAHDARARAIGAWSGLGGIAAAAGPLLGGFLVQAWSWRLAFLINVPIAVAVVLMARKFVPESRDPDATGHPDFGAAALGALGLAGITGALVEAPARGVGDPIVLIAGLLGIAGLAAFVAVQHRSREPLVPPSLFRDRTFTLSNALTFVVYAALGGVMMLLVMQLQVSLGYSPTASGLAGLPLTVIMLLLSGRSGALAQRIGPRTQLVVGPIVVGIGMLLMLRIAPGASYLGTVLPAVVVFGLGLATVVAPVTATVLAAAPDRYAGVASGVNNAIARSGGLLAVAVLPAAAGLTGEAYTDPVALTAGWRTALVICAALAIAGGLIALGIHNGVLAPPTEAKPDDERPHLGECFHCGVEGPPTHIRGGTPVAGS
- a CDS encoding N-acetylglucosamine kinase, which encodes MSFAVGVDAGGTSTRAALVDATGAVLGTGRGDGANPNAHAPEVAADRIAGAITAALGAHDPGAVRACVVGMAGVSKLSDQGVAAVFDRTWARIGLTCPVRTVADAEVAYASATPAPDGTVVVAGTGSIVGRIRKRRLAGTTGGYGWLLGDEGSAFWLGREAVRSTLEALGRGRPLDGLPSAVLTAALGLSGLDVRDDDARLAASRALITAANAEAPVRLARFAPLVSAAHDAGEPAAREIVARAAGFLAENALAAREPGESTPIVLVGSVLGGASPVGELVRRRLAGLEVLTSSDGVLGAAWLAAVDAFGEGAPRPRPGRD
- a CDS encoding GntR family transcriptional regulator; its protein translation is MLETTTTGEAGAVAGLRGQREPKYWALKQHLLDLLDVLPPGSPIPTERALAGEFTVSRTTVRQALADLTAEGRLHRVQGKGTFAAEPKLAQRLQLSSYTEDMRKQGLKPSSKLLEVEELPVEGDLAKLLGIRTGAKILRLRRLRLADSQPMALETTHLPLGRFRGLRKHVSAGGSLYAVLREHYGVELERAEETIETSLAGPQEAEMLGADVGMPVLMLTRHSFATDGKPVEFARSVYRGDRYKFVTTLLP